The Centroberyx gerrardi isolate f3 chromosome 12, fCenGer3.hap1.cur.20231027, whole genome shotgun sequence genome has a window encoding:
- the cd83 gene encoding CD83 antigen, with product MMLQQALLLLTFYVSHVVCMAVNQEDTMCVCGGDCILRCTALYKAGVQYRAVRWYKSEAPRSSSLSGLLTRRFPNGTTQWYVGVQREVELLDDSRDIFLPNVTCQDSGTYICHLAAPVGEQNREGEVRLTVTGCPDTRSAELVKDTYMVIGATVLLIVALLIYRISYANLKNMLKEKNSMTKKEHFLDATLKPLEKKDLELIYTLGPNWSTPATMKHVCV from the exons ATGATGCTGCAACAAGCTCTACTGTTGTTGACATTTT ACGTTTCCCATGTCGTCTGCATGGCTGTAAACCAGGAAGACACCATGTGTGTCTGCGGGGGGGACTGTATACTTAGATGCACCGCTCTTTACAAGGCTGGAGTCCAGTATAGAGCTGTGAGGTGGTACAAG TCCGAAGCCCCTCGCTCCTCTTCGCTCAGCGGCCTGCTGACCAGACGCTTCCCTAACGGCACAACGCAGTGGTACGTCGGTgtgcagagagaggtagagctgCTGGACGACTCCCGGGACATCTTCCTGCCCAACGTGACGTGCCAGGACAGCGGCACGTACATATGTCACCTGGCAGCACCCGTGGGTGAACAGAACCGGGAGGGCGAGGTCCGCCTCACCGTAACAG GTTGTCCTGACACTCGGTCCGCAGAACTGGTGAAAGACACTTACATGGTGATTGGTGCAACAGTCCTGCTGATAGTGGCGCTGCTGATATACAGAATAAGCTAT GCCAATCTGAAGAATATgctaaaggaaaaaaacagcatgacaaaaaaagaacattttttggATGCAACGCTCAAACCGCTTGAAAAGAAGGATTTGGAGTTGATCTACACTCTGGGCCCTAATTGGTCAACGCCAGCCACAATGAAACATGTATGTGTTTGA